In Deltaproteobacteria bacterium, the genomic stretch TCGCCGCCATCTGCGGCGATGCGAACGGGGACGGCCAGGTCACGGTGAGCGACGGCGTGCAGGCGCTGCGCGCCGCAGCCGGGCTGAGCAGCAGTTGCGATCAGAATTGCGACGTCGACGGCAGCGGCGCGGTCACCGTGAGCGACGGGGTCAACATCCTCCGGAAGGCCGCCGGCCTCGCCATCACCGAGCAATGTCCCGATGTGGCGGGAACGCTGATCGGCCACACGATCGACATCTTCGGCCCCCTCACCAAGAGCGGCGCGACGGCGGCCGCCGCCCCCTGCGACAACCCGGAGGGTAGCGTCCAGCAGACGGCCGGCGGCATCGTCTACGACGATTGCGACTTCGGCGACGTCAACTTCAGCGGCTTTCTCGGCAGAAGCGACAACCAGCTGGTCTTCGACGCTCTGACGATCCGTCGCCGCGGCGACGTGGTGTCGTTCGCGGGATCGCTATTCGTCGGCCAGATCGACGGCGACGCGGCGCTCTCGGGCGTGCTCGACGGCGACTCGCAGCTGCTCGGATCGTACGTCGTGACCTTCCAGCAGGCCGTCATCGACGAGCAGGGCGGCACACTCGACGGCGAGCTGGTGTTCGACACGACCGGCGCGAACCTCCCCCGCGTCGTCGAGGTCCGAGTGACGCTCGCAGGCGGCACGGCGCTCCCGGTGGTGGTGCGCTTCGACGACGACACCACGGCCGACTTCACCTACGACCCCACGACCGACGTGCTGATGCCGGCCGACACGCCAGCTCCGCCCGCGGCGCGCGTCCGCCTATCGAACATCGACGACCGCATCACGGCGTTCCTGAACGGAGCGCAGGTGCTGCAGGCGCAGGCGAGCGGGCCGAACGCCACCGCCGACACCGGGTTCCAGCCGGTCGCCGGCCTGCGCTGCGGCGACAACGTCTTCGAGTTCCGCGTCGAGAACACCGTTCCCGGCAGCGGCTACACCTTCCGTACCCAGCTCGAGGTCGGGAGCATGACGATCGTGGATCGGACGTGCGGACAGGTCGGCGTCCAGAACTGCGACGGTAACGACCAGACCCAAGGCGAGGTCGTCCGCGACGTCACCTTCGTCTGCGTGCCCTGCGGTCCGTGCATGGCCGGCGCCGGAACGTGCGCCGTGCCGCTCGTGATTCCGCCGACGGGACGCATCCAGATCCACGGCCGGGTCGCGGGAACCAACCGGCTCGGCGGCCCGTGCGGTGGCGGGGGCGGCCCCGAATCGGTCTTCGTGTTTACGCCGCAGACGACCGGGTGCTACGAATTCAACAGCTGCGGCACCGCGTTCGACTCGCAGCTCTCGCTCGGCGACGGGTTCTGCGGGACCAACGGACCGATCCAGGAGAACTGCCTCGACGGCAATCAGTCGTGCGTCGCGGGCGGTGCCCACGAATCGACCTTCGGCTTCTTCTCGGCGGGTCAGCCCATCACTTTGCTGCTGGACAGCGAGGGTTCCCAGGGCGGAAGCTACGTGTTCGACGTACGGCCTTCGGGCCAGTGCATCCTATGATCCGCGGCAGGGTGGACGAGACACGATGAACGAGCGCTTGCTGGCATGCATTCTCGGGGTCCTCGTCGCCGTACCCGCGGCGGCGCAGACCTGCGGCGACGCGACCGACGACGGCACGGTCACCGTGACCGACGGCGTGCAGGCGCTGCGCGCCGCGGCCGGCCTCTCGAGCACCTGCGAGGACGGCTGCGACGTCGACGGCAGCGGGGGCATCACGGTCAGCGACGGTGTGAACGTCCTGCGCAAGGCCGCCGGCATCGCCGTCAACGAAGCGTGTGAGTTCACGGCCCAGGAAGCGAACGGCGTGGTGGATCCTTCGCTGTCCGTCTTCGGCGCCATGACCAAAGTGCCCGGCGTCGGCGGCAACGCGCTCGCCGCCGCGGGCGAGTGCGACAACGCCGAAGGCTCCATCGAGACGGTGGCGTTCGGCAACTCGAGCGCCGCGACGTTCACCAACTGCCGGCTCGGCGGCGCGGTCGTCGACGGCACCATCGGCCGCGCCGTGCTCGCGCAGGGCGTCGTCCTCGGGTTCGACGGCTTCCAGGTGAGACGCGTGAAGACCGGAGAGACGCATACGATCGACGGCCAGCTCGGCGTGAGCGACGTCCCGGGCGTCGGCAAGCGGATCGCGGGCACGTTGAACGCCGACTCATCGGCGCGCGGCAGCTTCACGATCCTGTTCCAGCGCATCCTGCTCGCCGGCGACGGCTCCGTGCGCCAGGGCTCATTGGTCTACGATCTCTCGAAGACGACCGGCGGCAAGATCGCCCGCGTCCAGATCGACTTCTCCGACGCCGACCTGCCACCGGCGGTCGTCACGTTGCGCACCCAAAAGGTCAAACAGTTCCTGCTCGACCGCAACGCCGGCTTGTTGATTCCCGCCGTCTGATCCGCCGAGGCGGCGCGCGCGCGGCGCTGCTGGTGCTGGTGCTGGTGCTGGCGTCGTCCGGCAGCGGCAGCGCCGCCGCGCTCTGCGGCGACGCCGATGGCGACGACGCCGTCTCGGTCAGCGACGGCGTCCGCCTCCTGCGCGCGGCGGCCGGCCTCGAAGGATGCGCCGCCGCGTGCGACCTCGACGCGGACGGCGAGGTCACCGTCACCGACGCCGTCCTCGTGCTCCGGCGCGCCGCCGAGCTGCCGATCGGCGCGGCCTGCGGCGGCGGCACCATCGCGGGACGCCTGCTCCTGCCGCCGGTGGTCGAGACGACACGGGCGGAGCACGAGCCGAACGACGGGCCGGGCACCGCCGACGTCGCGGGCTGGATCGCGCCCGGCGACGTTCGCCGGCTCACCGGAGAGATCGGAGCGGATGATCCGTTCGACGGCTGGACCTTCCTCGCCGCGGGCGGCCTCGAGCTCGACCTCGACCTGAGCTTCTCGGACGGCGCCGACGTCGACCTCGATCTCCTGCTCGACGCCGGACGCGGCGGCAGCGCGACGTGCGAGCGCGCGTTGCCGGGCCGCGAGCACTGTCGGGTCGCGGTCGGGAGCGAGGAGCCCGCCTCCTTCGACCTCGTCGTCGCGCCCGCCACCGGCTCGCGACCGTCCTCCTACGCGCTCGACGTCCGTGCCGTCCGCGCGCGCGCCGACGTCCCCGGCGTGACGGCCCTCCGCGCAGCGGGGGCGCCGATCGAGATCGAGCCCGACGTGTACCGCGGCGACACGGCGCCGATCGTGACGGGCGAGGTCGTCATCCAGCTGGCTCCCGAACCGGCGGGAACCGCGGCCGGCGCGGCTGCGACCGCGCGCGTGCTCGCCCTCGCCGACGGTGCGGCCATCGGCGAGCCGATGCGCCCTTCCCTCGCGGCGCCCGACGGCACGGTCCGCGTGACGTTGCCGACGCTGCGCGCCCGCGCGGCCGCACGCGGCCGCGGAGCCGCGACCGCGCGCGCGGCAAAACGCGAGCGGGCCGCCGCCCGCGCACGTACCCGCGCCGCCGCCGCCGCGCTCGCGGCCGAGCCCGGCGTGCTCGTCGCCGAGCCCGATCGCCTGGCGCGCGCGGCCCGCGTCCCCCGCGACCCGCTCTACCCGCGGCAGTGGCACTACCCCGCGATCGGCCTGCCGCGCGCCTGGGACGTGACCATCGGCAGCGCGGGCACCGTGGTGGCGGTCGTCGATACGGGTATTCGCAGCGACCACCCCGATCTCGCGGGTCGGCTCGTGCCCGGCTTCGATTTCATCAGCAACCCCGAACGGGCCAACGACGGCGACGGCCTCGATCCCGACCCCTTCGATCCCGGCGACCGGCCGGATCACTCCGACGGCGGCACGTTCCACGGAACCCACGTCGCCGGCACCATCGCCGCCGCGACCGACGGCACACGCGGCGTCGCGGGCGCCACCTGGCGGACGTCGATCATGCCGCTGCGCGTGCTCGGCATCGGCGGCGGCTCGCTCTTCGACGTCGCCCAGGCGGTCCGCTTCGCCGCCGGGCTCCCGAACGCATCCGGCGCGGTGCCGCCGGTGCCGGCGCGCGTGATCAACCTGAGCCTCACGACGTCCAACGACGACCC encodes the following:
- a CDS encoding dockerin type I repeat-containing protein, translated to MRRRGTGSIGLRALVAAALAASPAIAAICGDANGDGQVTVSDGVQALRAAAGLSSSCDQNCDVDGSGAVTVSDGVNILRKAAGLAITEQCPDVAGTLIGHTIDIFGPLTKSGATAAAAPCDNPEGSVQQTAGGIVYDDCDFGDVNFSGFLGRSDNQLVFDALTIRRRGDVVSFAGSLFVGQIDGDAALSGVLDGDSQLLGSYVVTFQQAVIDEQGGTLDGELVFDTTGANLPRVVEVRVTLAGGTALPVVVRFDDDTTADFTYDPTTDVLMPADTPAPPAARVRLSNIDDRITAFLNGAQVLQAQASGPNATADTGFQPVAGLRCGDNVFEFRVENTVPGSGYTFRTQLEVGSMTIVDRTCGQVGVQNCDGNDQTQGEVVRDVTFVCVPCGPCMAGAGTCAVPLVIPPTGRIQIHGRVAGTNRLGGPCGGGGGPESVFVFTPQTTGCYEFNSCGTAFDSQLSLGDGFCGTNGPIQENCLDGNQSCVAGGAHESTFGFFSAGQPITLLLDSEGSQGGSYVFDVRPSGQCIL
- a CDS encoding S8 family serine peptidase, whose translation is MLVLVLASSGSGSAAALCGDADGDDAVSVSDGVRLLRAAAGLEGCAAACDLDADGEVTVTDAVLVLRRAAELPIGAACGGGTIAGRLLLPPVVETTRAEHEPNDGPGTADVAGWIAPGDVRRLTGEIGADDPFDGWTFLAAGGLELDLDLSFSDGADVDLDLLLDAGRGGSATCERALPGREHCRVAVGSEEPASFDLVVAPATGSRPSSYALDVRAVRARADVPGVTALRAAGAPIEIEPDVYRGDTAPIVTGEVVIQLAPEPAGTAAGAAATARVLALADGAAIGEPMRPSLAAPDGTVRVTLPTLRARAAARGRGAATARAAKRERAAARARTRAAAAALAAEPGVLVAEPDRLARAARVPRDPLYPRQWHYPAIGLPRAWDVTIGSAGTVVAVVDTGIRSDHPDLAGRLVPGFDFISNPERANDGDGLDPDPFDPGDRPDHSDGGTFHGTHVAGTIAAATDGTRGVAGATWRTSIMPLRVLGIGGGSLFDVAQAVRFAAGLPNASGAVPPVPARVINLSLTTSNDDPVLRDAVDAATAAGALVVAAAGNTGREGALAPASYPNVLSIAATDRLGAPARYSSFGAGVDLAAPGGDTRRDRDADGFVDGILSTRLPGIEDYGLLQGTSMASAHLSGVAALLLGVPGGASAERLRDILLATADDRGAPGRDDHYGAGIVDAARAVRALAGLPPPADPVLALAAPAVRIAADESVLRVPLTNQGGGAIALAPPGVATDDGGRWLGAAIEDTTLRLEIDRDALPGGTYTGRVALASNGGADSLAVLAEVEGAPPADVGPVTVLLRDAATRAIVATTTATVADAYRYRFDRLAPGRYEILATTDRDGDGALCDLGESCGAYPGRNAPDVVAITDGRIAGARDFALQLVVGTAENAP